One segment of Patescibacteria group bacterium DNA contains the following:
- a CDS encoding AAA family ATPase has product MPKQKTAKIVLGLIGEIAAGKDTVADYLKKNYHSQTVSFSQPLRDILNRLYLPINRKNMDDLGISLRQAFGQDLLSRVIYAEVKQTKSKLVVLPNIRLESDMVYLKTLPEFYLVSVDCDTKTRFARLKKRRQNADDRTKTWRQFLSDSRVPLQQQIRRIAKRAKFQLDNNGTKQELFRQIEQLMKDIKK; this is encoded by the coding sequence ATGCCAAAACAAAAAACCGCTAAAATCGTGCTGGGACTGATTGGAGAAATCGCCGCCGGCAAAGACACCGTAGCCGACTACTTGAAAAAAAATTACCATTCCCAAACAGTCAGCTTTTCCCAGCCATTGCGCGATATTCTGAATCGGCTATACCTGCCGATAAATCGAAAAAACATGGACGACTTGGGCATAAGCTTACGACAAGCCTTCGGCCAGGATCTGCTTTCGCGCGTTATTTACGCTGAGGTCAAACAAACTAAATCAAAATTGGTGGTTCTGCCCAATATCCGCCTGGAATCAGATATGGTTTATCTCAAAACCCTGCCGGAATTCTATTTGGTCAGCGTTGACTGCGATACCAAAACCCGCTTCGCCCGTTTAAAAAAACGCCGGCAGAACGCCGACGACAGAACCAAAACCTGGCGGCAATTCCTTAGCGACTCGCGGGTTCCGCTTCAACAGCAAATCAGGCGAATCGCCAAACGGGCAAAATTCCAGCTTGACAACAACGGCACCAAGCAAGAACTATTCCGACAGATTGAACAGCTGATGAAAGACATCAAAAAATAA